One window of Oryza brachyantha chromosome 12, ObraRS2, whole genome shotgun sequence genomic DNA carries:
- the LOC102717946 gene encoding aspartic proteinase Asp1-like, protein MAAGWAHPAGLVVLLVALAAVAPAARADKPARGGLAAVAVGEESSAVFPLYGDVYPHGLYYVVMSIGNPPRPYFLDVDTGSDLTWLQCDAPCVSCSKVPHPLYRPTKNKLVPCVDPMCAALHGSLTGRHRCDSPQQQCDYEIRYADQGSSLGVVVKDSFVLRLANSSVVRPDLAFGCGYDQRVGSSTEVSPTDGVLGLGSGSVSLLSQLKEHGVTKNVVGHCLSTRGGGFLFFGDDIVPYSRATWAPMARSASRNHYSPGSASLYFGGRSLGVRPMEVVFDSGSSFTYFAAQPYQALVAAIKDDLSKNLKEVPDHSLPLCWKGKKPFKSVLDVKKEFKSVVLSFSNGKKALMEIPPENYLIVTKYGNACLGILNGSEVGLKDLNIVGDITMQDQMVIYDNERGQIGWIRAPCDRIPNDYTIHGFEEGYCWPQFPNIIGYQNEESAVCYSSIIRTSDKGKGH, encoded by the exons atGGCGGCCGGGTGGGCCCATCCTGCCGGCCTCGTGGTGTTGCTGGTGGCGCTGGCGGCCGTGGCGCCGGCTGCGCGCGCGGACAAGCCGGCGAGGGGcgggctggcggcggtggccgtcgGGGAGGAGTCCTCCGCCGTGTTCCCGCTCTACGGCGACGTGTACCCCCACGG ATTGTACTATGTGGTGATGAGCATTGGCAACCCGCCGAGGCCCTACTTCCTGGACGTCGACACCGGCAGCGACCTCACCTGGCTGCAGTGCGACGCCCCCTGCGTCAGCTGCTCCAAG GTTCCACACCCGCTGTACCGACCAACAAAGAACAAGCTGGTCCCTTGTGTGGATCCGATGTGCGCCGCCCTGCATGGTAGCCTGACTGGGAGGCACAGATGCGACTCACCACAGCAGCAGTGTGACTATGAGATTAGGTATGCTGACCAGGGGTCTTCCCTTGGTGTGGTTGTCAAGGACAGCTTCGTGCTCCGCCTTGCAAACTCCTCCGTTGTCCGTCCTGATCTTGCATTCGG GTGTGGGTATGATCAGCGGGTTGGGAGCAGCACTGAGGTGTCACCCACTGATGGTGTCCTTGGGCTTGGGAGTGGCTCAGTCAGCCTGCTGTCACAGCTCAAGGAGCATGGGGTCACTAAGAACGTGGTCGGCCACTGCCTCAGTACAAGAGGTGGAGGGTTCCTCTTCTTTGGTGATGACATTGTGCCTTACTCACGTGCAACCTGGGCTCCTATGGCTCGTAGTGCATCCCG GAATCACTACTCACCTGGCTCGGCAAGCCTTTACTTTGGTGGCCGGTCACTAGGTGTGAGACCAATGGAAGTAGTCTTTGACAGCGGGAGTTCATTCACTTACTTTGCTGCACAGCCATATCAAGCACTTGTTGCTGCA ATTAAGGACGACTTAAGCAAGAACCTGAAAGAAGTACCTGACCACTCTTTGCCTCTATGCTGGAAGGGGAAGAAGCCATTCAAGTCTGTTCTTGATGTGAAAAAGGAATTCAAATCGGTTGTTTTGAGCTTTTCTAATGGCAAGAAAGCTCTCATGGAGATCCCTCCTGAAAACTACCTAATTGTCACA AAATATGGGAATGCATGCCTGGGCATCCTCAATGGATCAGAGGTGGGCCTCAAGGATCTGAACATTGTTGGAG ACATCACAATGCAGGATCAGATGGTGATATATGACAATGAGAGAGGGCAGATTGGATGGATCCGTGCACCCTGTGATAGAATCCCCAA TGACTACACAATTCATGGATTTGAGGAAGGTTATTGTTGGCCTCAATTCCCCAACATCATTGGTTATCAGAATGAGGAGTCTGCAGTTTGTTACAGTTCGATTATAAGAACAAGTGACAAGGGAAAAGGGCATTAA
- the LOC121055972 gene encoding NAC domain-containing protein 18-like yields MEPTPPPPAPQQTAAAVLHPGVYFNPTLEEAVRNYVNRWITGEELPEVNAGLVVVGANVYGDAADALRRRHPPGYTRGHEYKWFFLTHRKVQVSRRGGRGGKRSERHVATGGRWKVEQSKERLNDGGGGGGDVGDKSSLGFYFPVDTKTLWIMEEYTSSLCDGGGEDGAEPVLCKVYLTPRATDDEARALFGEDGVSVGPDGAKKKARVKVPAAWFDDVAARLGRPVAAAARATPGPSELLLGYPLAAAPPSSADLGCHDHRLVAGVLRVAGDLGHDQGHLAAPPLLMTPYDIQPMYEFQLEIRCCR; encoded by the coding sequence ATGGAGCctactcctccgccgccggcgccgcagcagacggcggcggcggtgctgcaTCCTGGCGTCTACTTCAACCCGACGCTGGAGGAGGCCGTGCGCAACTACGTCAACCGGTGGATCACCGGCGAGGAGTTGCCGGAGGTCAACGCggggctcgtcgtcgtcggggccAACGTCTACGGCGACGCGGCCGacgcgctgcggcggcggcacccgCCGGGGTACACGCGCGGCCACGAGTACAAGTGGTTCTTTCTCACCCATCGCAAGGTCCAGGTCTCGCGCAggggagggcgaggcggcaaGCGCTCCGAGCGCCACGTCGCCACCGGAGGGAGGTGGAAGGTGGAGCAGAGCAAGGAGCGGctcaacgacggcggcggtggtggcggcgacgtcggggaCAAGAGCAGCTTGGGGTTCTACTTCCCGGTGGACACGAAGACTCTGTGGATAATGGAGGAGTACACGAGCTCCctctgcgacggcggcggcgaggacggcgcggAGCCCGTGCTCTGCAAGGTGTACCTCACGCCGCGCGCCACCGACGACGAGGCAAGGGCGCTCTTCGGGGAGGACGGCGTGTCGGTCGGCCCTGACGGCGCCAAGAAGAAGGCCCGGGTGAAGGTTCCGGCAGCGTGGTTCGATGACGTCGCGGCCCGCCTTGGACGGccggtcgccgcggcggcgcgggcgacgccggGGCCCAGCGAGCTCCTCCTTGGATATccgctcgccgcggcgccgccgtcgtccgctGATCTTGGGTGTCATGACCACCGTCTTGTCGCGGGCGTGCTGCGGGTGGCAGGCGATCTTGGCCACGATCAGGGACATCTtgcagcgccgccgctgctgatGACGCCTTACGACATCCAGCCCATGTATGAATTTCAACTGGAGATCAGATGCTGCAGATGA
- the LOC102718227 gene encoding putative receptor protein kinase ZmPK1, translating to MASSFVILNLILSSFLAPISAVAGYVNYLHRGSSLSTKHASDVLQSMDGTFSFGFYNLSSTAFTLSIWFTNSADRTIAWSANQDRPVHESGSKVTLDKDGSMVLTDYDGMVVWQINSSTEAVRAELLDSGNLVVKDQYGGILWQSFDHPTNTLLPMQPVTATVKLVSTDLSHPTSYYTLRFDDRYVLSLAYDGPDISILYWPNPDRSSWENYRISYNRSRSGVLDKLGKFVSSDNTTFYASDWGLEIKRRLTLDYDGNLRLYSLNESDGSWHNSWMALSQACEIHGLCGWNGICGYTPMPGCSCPPGYVVSDPSDWSSGCKPVFNLTCNSDGQKMSFVRIPETDFWGSDLNYVMSTSLQACREMCLSSCSCLAFVYKVYPNGCFLKSALFNGKTVPGYPGTAYVKIPRSFLSSQSQASASELANRLHVCNASKTQTFNYTAHGSKGMGTMWYYLYCFLAVFFLVELCFIAFGWWFMAKTHSARSAMWAAEEGYRIVTHHFRRFTYKELQKATRNFRDELGRGRYGSVYKGVLADNRMVAIKKLKDVKQGEAEFQTEVSVIGRIYHMNLVRVMGVCSEGSYRLLVYEYIENGSLAMFLFHGKGQLQWQHRYKIAVGVAKGLAYLHHECMDWIIHCDVKPENILLDQDFEPKISDFGLAKMLQRDQADPSMSKIRGTRGYIAPEWVSSLPISEKVDVYSYGVVLLELVMGLRVSELPANGSGDEGAALRQLVWTVTEKIKTDDQTWIDGVVDPRLDGNFVRSEVLLVLELAVLCLEKERNQRPNMNHVGQKFLS from the coding sequence ATGGCAAGCTCTTTTGTGATACTAAACCTCATATTATCTTCCTTTCTAGCTCCTATTTCTGCAGTGGCTGGTTATGTTAATTACCTGCATAGAGGGTCTTCCCTCTCCACGAAGCATGCCTCTGATGTGTTGCAGTCAATGGATGGTACCTTCTCGTTTGGCTTCTACAACCTTTCATCCACTGCGTTCACCTTGTCAATCTGGTTCACCAACTCAGCTGACAGAACCATCGCCTGGAGTGCAAATCAAGACCGCCCTGTGCATGAGAGCGGATCGAAGGTCACGCTGGACAAGGATGGGAGCATGGTTCTCACAGACTACGATGGCATGGTCGTATGGCAAATCAATAGCTCCACAGAAGCTGTTCGTGCCGAGCTCTTGGACTCTGGAAACCTTGTGGTGAAGGATCAATACGGCGGCATCCTCTGGCAAAGCTTTGATCATCCAACCAACACTCTGCTCCCGATGCAGCCGGTTACAGCCACCGTGAAGCTGGTATCAACTGATCTCTCACACCCAACAAGTTACTACACCCTACGATTCGATGATCGGTATGTTTTATCGCTTGCTTATGATGGGCCAGACATTTCTATCCTCTACTGGCCTAACCCTGACCGCAGCAGCTGGGAAAACTACAGGATCTCGTACAACCGTAGCAGGAGTGGTGTTCTTGACAAGCTGGGGAAGTTTGTGTCGAGCGATAACACCACGTTTTATGCTTCAGATTGGGGTTTGGAGATCAAAAGGAGACTCACATTGGACTACGATGGAAATCTCAGGCTTTACAGCCTGAATGAGTCGGATGGGAGCTGGCACAATTCTTGGATGGCTTTATCCCAGGCCTGTGAAATTCATGGACTTTGTGGTTGGAATGGGATATGTGGGTACACGCCAATGCCTGGCTGTTCTTGCCCTCCTGGTTATGTAGTCAGTGATCCTAGTGATTGGAGCAGCGGCTGCAAGCCAGTATTCAACCTCACCTGCAACAGCGATGGCCAGAAAATGAGCTTCGTGCGCATTCCCGAGACCGACTTCTGGGGCTCTGATCTGAACTACGTCATGTCGACGTCACTGCAGGCTTGCAGGGAGATGTGCTTGTCGAGCTGCTCATGCTTAGCATTCGTGTACAAGGTATACCCAAATGGCTGCTTCCTGAAGTCTGCTCTCTTCAATGGCAAGACAGTTCCGGGATACCCTGGCACAGCATATGTCAAGATTCCTCGGAGCTTTCTGTCGTCCCAGTCACAAGCATCTGCTTCTGAACTTGCCAATCGTCTCCATGTTTGCAATGCATCAAAAACACAGACATTCAATTATACTGCACACGGTAGCAAAGGGATGGGTACAATGTGGTACTACTTGTACTGTTTCCTGGCTGTGTTCTTTCTTGTGGAGCTCTGCTTCATTGCCTTTGGCTGGTGGTTCATGGCAAAAACACACTCGGCACGATCGGCGATGTGGGCAGCGGAGGAAGGCTACAGGATTGTTACACATCATTTCCGTAGGTTTACCTACAAAGAATTGCAGAAGGCTACTAGGAATTTCAGAGATGAGCTTGGCCGTGGGAGATATGGATCTGTGTACAAAGGTGTTCTAGCTGATAATCGCATGGTTGCCATCAAGAAGCTCAAAGATGTGAAGCAAGGTGAGGCTGAGTTTCAGACAGAGGTAAGTGTGATTGGAAGGATTTACCACATGAATCTGGTGAGAGTAATGGGTGTATGTTCAGAGGGAAGCTACAGGCTTCTGGTCTACGAGTATATCGAGAACGGTTCATTGGCCATGTTCTTGTTTCATGGCAAGGGGCAGCTGCAGTGGCAACATAGGTACAAGATTGCAGTTGGTGTGGCCAAAGGGCTAGCCTACCTTCACCATGAGTGTATGGACTGGATCATCCATTGCGACGTAAAGCCCGAGAACATACTTCTGGACCAGGATTTTGAGCCCAAAATCAGCGACTTTGGGCTCGCAAAGATGCTACAGAGAGACCAGGCTGATCCCAGCATGTCAAAGATTCGAGGCACTAGGGGTTACATTGCTCCAGAATGGGTTTCCAGCCTCCCCATATCTGAAAAGGTCGATGTGTATAGCTATGGAGTAGTGCTTCTGGAGTTAGTCATGGGGCTTCGAGTGTCTGAACTACCTGCAAATGGCAGTGGAGATGAAGGTGCTGCATTGAGGCAGCTAGTGTGGACAGTAACAGAAAAGATCAAAACCGATGATCAAACGTGGATCGATGGCGTTGTGGATCCTAGATTGGATGGAAACTTTGTGCGCTCCGAGGTGCTGCTGGTGCTAGAGCTTGCTGTCCTGTGCTTGGAGAAAGAACGGAACCAGAGACCAAACATGAATCATGTTGGGCAGAAGTTCCTTTCCTAG